One Syngnathus acus unplaced genomic scaffold, fSynAcu1.2, whole genome shotgun sequence DNA segment encodes these proteins:
- the LOC119118996 gene encoding uncharacterized protein LOC119118996, with protein sequence MAPIDLQMDETQPIKRPQYRWPSEADQGMEDTLCGLWDAGVLEVSCSEWNTPLRPVQKADGKTWRMAHDLRAVNDVTITPVLPVPDPHRILASLNPAYQWFTVIDLANAFFCLPLSPSVRHVFAFTYKGMKLQYTRMPQGFKNSPGLFNQVLKELLEPCQMPDGTLLLQYVDDLLIAAKDEQTCLEGTKKVLLWLGEKGFKVSRKKLQCCRQQVTFLGRVLTPSGLAMSPEHRSSILRHPRPATVQEMLSFLGLCGYSRHYIPCFADKTGVLRALIREQGARNLRACLVWTPEAAEVFVSLVQELASAAALATPDYTLPFHLDVSISGKVVNGALYQKMQHGRAVLMYCSVPLDNIEQRQPDCSRYAAGLAKVLLKTAHTVMGHPVYVLTDHAVSSFVASAAFTLTPLRQTRLLKILTAPNVNYVHSGVNMADQLLVGPHECASKVQTVAKVRPDLYSTPLGHGRVVFTDGCCWRDRMGSLHAAAAAVEWRDGSFQPLKVMKLNTHPSAQAAEVFALVLALRQCKGEAVTIYSDSAYAVSAALLDLVGWLQNGFTTARGSEIAHKDLMLHLFEALKYPSEVAIVKVPGHSKADTLVARGNRAADELAKQTAGYGGAEDMMVSRGPLIVDGEHPDSCLPLSLSHADLCAAQGATSPEQKSVWLAAKAVKRSDGLWVGPKGQPALPEGRLMSEVLTQAHTPSHVGPHAMMIHLRSWWHPKLSDVVWKFVADCESCQTFNARPTLKPKPGLFQPAPWPGAEVIIDFTDMNTRVNGKRFFLVLVDAYSGWPEAYPCSKEDSAAVIKALITHYIPTHGFPALIRSDNGTHFNNKALAKVESILGLKHRFGCVYHPQSQGRVERLNRTLKEKLAKIMAQTAMNWLQALPLALLSVRQSVNRSTGFAPFELMTGRLMPGPATTLVPPEDVPVPNLSHTAYWSYLSALVSSVSAQLGEKSAAAAAEEGVSVEKQLTPYVYVRVISRKWTDPRWKGPFRVLARTSHAAQLDFKGRRWYHYSQLRPAPEFVPSG encoded by the coding sequence ATGGCCCCTATTGATCTCCAAATGGATGAGACGCAGCCTATCAAACGACCCCAATATCGTTGGCCGAGTGAGGCGGACCAAGGCATGGAAGACACTCTGTGCGGCCTCTGGGACGCAGGGGTGTTGGAAGTGTCATGCTCCGAATGGAACACCCCGTTAAGGCCAGTCCAAAAAGCAGATGGGAAAACATGGCGCATGGCACATGATTTGAGAGCAGTAAATGATGTCACTATAACTCCTGTTCTTCCCGTGCCAGACCCGCACCGAATCCTTGCATCATTGAACCCTGCCTATCAGTGGTTCACCGTAATTGATTTGGCTAATGCCTTCTTCTGCCTCCCGCTTTCCCCCTCAGTGCGGCACGTGTTCGCCTTCACTTACAAAGGGATGAAATTGCAATACACACGCATGCCGCAGGGATTCAAAAATTCGCCAGGATTGTTCAATCAGGTCCTCAAAGAACTCCTCGAACCATGCCAAATGCCGGATGGCACATTGTTGTTGCAATATGTCGATGATTTGTTGATTGCAGCAAAAGACGAGCAGACGTGTCTTGAAGGAACAAAGAAAGTGTTGTTGTGGTTAGGGGAGAAAGGGTTCAAGGTGTCAAGAAAGAAACTGCAATGCTGTCGCCAACAGGTCACTTTTCTGGGACGTGTGTTGACCCCTAGTGGCCTCGCCATGTCGCCTGAACATAGAAGCTCCATCCTCCGACACCCACGGCCCGCCACCGTCCAGGAGATGCTATCATTCCTGGGGTTGTGCGGCTACAGCAGACATTACATACCCTGTTTTGCTGACAAAACTGGTGTCCTACGGGCCCTGATCCGCGAACAGGGGGCGAGGAATCTCAGGGCTTGCCTGGTTTGGACACCGGAGGCTGCTGAGGTCTTTGTGTCACTGGTGCAGGAGCTGGCCTCTGCTGCGGCTTTGGCCACTCCTGACTACACTCTGCCCTTCCATCTAGATGTCTCTATTTCAGGGAAAGTTGTGAATGGAGCTCTGTACCAGAAAATGCAGCATGGACGTGCAGTGTTGATGTATTGCAGCGTCCCCTTGGACAACATTGAGCAACGACAACCCGATTGTTCCAGATATGCGGCTGGCCTGGCAAAGGTCTTACTCAAAACAGCCCACACGGTCATGGGGCATCCAGTTTATGTGTTAACTGATCATGCAGTGTCTTCATTTGTCGCATCGGCGGCGTTCACGTTGACTCCACTGCGACAAACACGGTTGTTGAAAATATTGACTGCCCCAAATGTCAACTATGTCCATTCCGGAGTGAACATGGCCGATCAATTGTTGGTGGGACCCCATGAGTGTGCATCAAAGGTCCAGACGGTGGCGAAAGTCCGACCTGACCTCTATTCCACTCCGCTCGGGCACGGTCGTGTGGTGTTCACAGATGGCTGCTGCTGGAGAGACAGGATGGGCTCCCTCCATGCGGCCGCGGCTGCGGTCGAGTGGAGGGATGGTTCCTTCCAGCCTCTTAAAGTGATGAAGCTCAACACCCACCCATCGGCCCAGGCGGCAGAAGTCTTTGCTCTGGTGTTAGCTTTACGACAATGCAAGGGGGAAGCCGTGACCATCTATTCTGACTCCGCTTATGCGGTGTCGGCGGCTTTACTCGATCTGGTGGGGTGGCTGCAGAATGGGTTCACGACGGCCAGGGGCTCGGAGATTGCGCACAAGGATTTgatgttgcatttgtttgagGCATTGAAGTACCCGAGCGAGGTGGCCATTGTCAAAGTGCCTGGTCACTCCAAAGCTGACACCTTAGTAGCTAGGGGGAATCGAGCGGCTGATGAATTGGCCAAGCAGACGGCCGGGTATGGCGGGGCAGAGGACATGATGGTGTCCCGCGGTCCACTAATTGTGGACGGGGAACACCCCGACTCCTGTTTGCCTCTGTCACTCTCGCATGCCGATCTGTGTGCCGCCCAGGGTGCCACGTCCCCGGAACAAAAATCGGTCTGGCTGGCAGCAAAGGCTGTCAAACGATCAGATGGCTTGTGGGTAGGACCCAAAGGACAGCCAGCTCTTCCGGAGGGAAGGCTGATGTCGGAGGTCCTGACACAGGCTCACACACCTTCCCATGTGGGTCCCCATGCCATGATGATCCATCTTCGAAGTTGGTGGCATCCCAAACTCTCAGATGTGGTCTGGAAATTCGTTGCGGATTGTGAGTCTTGTCAGACGTTCAATGCACGCCCTACGTTGAAGCCTAAGCCCGGCCTGTTTCAGCCGGCCCCATGGCCGGGGGCAGAGGTGATCATTGATTTCACAGACATGAATACAAGAGTGAATGGAAAACGCTTTTTTCTTGTGTTGGTTGACGCTTACTCGGGCTGGCCGGAGGCATATCCGTGCTCGAAGGAAGATTCTGCTGCGGTGATCAAGGCTTTGATCACCCATTACATCCCTACCCACGGTTTTCCGGCCTTGATCCGTTCTGACAATGGTACACACTTTAACAACAAAGCCTTGGCCAAGGTAGAATCAATTTTGGGGTTGAAGCATCGATTCGGGTGTGTCTACCATCCTCAGTCTCAAGGCCGCGTTGAACGACTTAACCGAACGCTAAAAGAGAAATTGGCCAAAATTATGGCTCAGACGGCAATGAATTGGCTACAAGCACTTCCGCTTGCTTTGCTGTCTGTGAGACAATCCGTTAACAGGAGCACTGGATTCGCACCGTTTGAGTTGATGACGGGCCGTCTAATGCCAGGACCAGCGACGACGCTCGTCCCACCAGAGGATGTTCCGGTACCTAATTTATCTCATACAGCATACTGGTCCTATTTGTCTGCTTTGGTGTCCAGTGTTTCTGCACAGCTTGGAGAAAAATCCGCTGCGGCTGCGGCGGAGGAAGGTGTGTCGGTGGAGAAACAGCTCACGCCGTACGTGTACGTCCGAGTCATCTCCAGGAAGTGGACGGACCCCCGGTGGAAGGGCCCCTTTCGTGTCTTGGCCAGGACGTCTCACGCGGCCCAACTCGACTTCAAAGGACGCCGGTGGTATCACTACTCACAACTCCGTCCGGCCCCAGAGTTTGTTCCGTCAGGATGA